From Thermovenabulum gondwanense, one genomic window encodes:
- a CDS encoding amidohydrolase: MDNQYNEILNKAINYRRDFHRYPETGWLEFRTTSIIAKELSRLGYEILLGKEIIDEKSVMGRPLETVIKENIIRAINERADEEILKKMDCLTGVVGILDTKNPGPTVAFRFDIDALELEEPEDENHKPYKYGFSSRHKGVMHACGHDGHAAMGLVFAEYLSKAKEELKGKVVLIFQPAEEGVRGAKAMVKKGVVDDVDYFFAMHIGFGSTKDIGLVAKSKGFFATKKLDVTFKGKSSHAAAYPHLGKNALLAASNAVINLHAIPPHSEGQTRINVGVLHAGTSRNIIPDKAIMQMEIRGENDNLVEYMKNCAERIIAGSSKMYETEYEIVEAGSAICADGSDELIPLLIEVGRELNLPDIRVDSNMNGSDDATYFIKRVQEKGGKAIYSQILCPITAPHHNNYFDFDEKALLYGVLINLKITKKLLK, from the coding sequence ATGGATAACCAATATAATGAAATTTTAAATAAAGCAATAAATTATCGAAGGGATTTTCATAGGTACCCCGAGACGGGATGGTTGGAATTCAGGACGACATCTATCATTGCAAAAGAATTATCCCGATTAGGTTATGAAATATTACTGGGGAAAGAGATAATTGATGAAAAAAGCGTAATGGGAAGACCGTTGGAAACAGTTATCAAAGAAAATATTATAAGGGCAATTAATGAACGTGCCGATGAAGAAATACTGAAAAAAATGGATTGCCTTACAGGTGTAGTTGGTATATTGGATACTAAAAATCCAGGTCCAACGGTAGCCTTTAGATTTGATATAGACGCATTGGAACTGGAAGAACCGGAAGATGAAAATCATAAACCCTATAAGTACGGTTTTTCTTCAAGACATAAAGGTGTCATGCATGCTTGCGGACATGATGGCCACGCCGCAATGGGTTTGGTTTTTGCCGAATATCTTTCGAAAGCAAAAGAGGAATTGAAGGGCAAGGTGGTTTTGATTTTTCAGCCGGCGGAAGAAGGCGTGCGTGGGGCAAAAGCAATGGTAAAAAAAGGTGTTGTAGATGATGTGGATTATTTTTTCGCCATGCATATAGGATTCGGCAGCACAAAGGATATCGGTTTGGTGGCAAAAAGCAAGGGATTTTTTGCCACGAAGAAATTGGATGTGACTTTTAAAGGAAAATCGTCCCATGCTGCAGCATACCCTCATTTGGGTAAAAATGCTTTATTGGCTGCATCGAATGCCGTTATTAATTTACATGCAATACCGCCGCATTCGGAAGGACAAACTAGAATAAACGTGGGTGTCTTACATGCGGGAACTTCAAGGAATATAATTCCAGACAAAGCAATTATGCAAATGGAAATCAGGGGTGAAAACGATAATTTGGTGGAATACATGAAAAATTGTGCTGAAAGAATAATTGCAGGAAGCTCTAAGATGTATGAAACAGAATACGAAATAGTCGAAGCAGGAAGTGCAATATGTGCTGATGGAAGCGACGAATTGATTCCTTTATTGATAGAAGTGGGAAGAGAATTAAATTTACCCGATATTCGAGTAGATAGTAATATGAACGGCAGCGATGATGCCACATATTTTATAAAAAGAGTTCAAGAAAAAGGTGGGAAAGCTATATATTCACAGATCCTTTGCCCTATAACAGCTCCCCATCACAACAATTATTTTGACTTTGATGAGAAAGCCTTGCTGTATGGAGTTTTAATTAATTTGAAAATTACTAAAAAACTATTGAAATAA
- a CDS encoding AbgT family transporter, producing MLEVKTNLPKKKGKFESFLDWVEKVGNKIPHTFILFIYLTVFLMILSAVLSLTGVTVTNPATKEVIKVKNLLDAEGIRWILQNMIKNFTGFAPLGLVLAMTMGIGLSEEVGLLSAFMRKTMLGVPAWAISLAVMFIGINGNIASDASVIIIPALAASVYLSLGKNPLVGLVAGYAAACAGFSANLIIVGTDALLAGITQEAVKIIDPKMQINPSINWYFMMASTIIFTFVGAWITEKIIAPRLGEYKGNIKYLENKELSPEENKALRSAGIAAIIYLVILALLVVPKGAILRNPKTGGLIPSPFLSGIIPIIMFFFITISVVYGKKIGSIKNSADVPKLMAEAVKKMSSYIVLVFIIGQFVAFFDWSNIGVVLAVKGAEFLKNIGFTGIPLALGLIILSTIINLFIGSGSAKWSILAPIFVPMMMLLGYSPAFTQVIYRIGDSSTNPITPLFPYFPILLGFAQQYDENIGVGTLISLMIPYSLIFMIVWILQLFVWMALKLPLGPGAGIFM from the coding sequence TTGTTAGAAGTAAAAACCAATTTACCCAAAAAGAAAGGAAAGTTTGAGAGTTTTTTGGACTGGGTAGAGAAAGTAGGTAATAAGATCCCTCATACCTTTATTTTGTTTATTTATTTAACGGTATTTTTAATGATCTTATCTGCGGTTTTATCTTTAACCGGAGTTACGGTTACAAATCCAGCGACAAAAGAAGTAATAAAAGTGAAAAACCTTCTGGATGCCGAAGGTATTAGATGGATTTTACAAAACATGATTAAAAATTTTACTGGATTCGCTCCGCTTGGCCTTGTATTAGCAATGACTATGGGTATAGGATTGTCCGAAGAAGTTGGACTTTTATCAGCTTTTATGAGGAAAACGATGCTTGGGGTACCTGCATGGGCAATTAGCCTTGCAGTTATGTTTATAGGTATTAACGGAAATATTGCTTCCGATGCTTCGGTTATTATAATTCCCGCATTAGCAGCAAGTGTATATTTATCCTTAGGGAAAAATCCTTTAGTGGGTCTTGTAGCGGGTTATGCAGCTGCTTGTGCTGGATTTTCGGCAAATCTTATTATTGTGGGCACCGATGCACTGCTTGCCGGGATAACACAGGAAGCAGTAAAGATAATAGACCCTAAAATGCAGATAAATCCTTCTATCAATTGGTATTTCATGATGGCTTCAACTATTATATTTACTTTTGTAGGTGCATGGATTACTGAAAAAATAATAGCTCCCAGATTAGGCGAATATAAAGGGAATATAAAATATTTAGAGAATAAAGAATTATCTCCTGAGGAAAATAAGGCTTTGCGAAGTGCAGGAATAGCGGCAATTATCTATTTGGTAATTCTTGCCTTACTTGTCGTCCCAAAAGGGGCAATCTTGCGCAACCCCAAGACCGGAGGACTGATTCCCTCGCCATTTTTGTCAGGCATTATTCCAATAATAATGTTCTTTTTTATCACAATTTCAGTTGTGTATGGTAAAAAAATTGGAAGCATAAAAAATTCGGCGGATGTCCCAAAATTAATGGCGGAAGCTGTAAAGAAAATGTCGAGTTACATAGTATTGGTATTTATAATCGGTCAATTTGTAGCTTTCTTTGACTGGAGCAATATCGGTGTTGTTCTGGCGGTAAAGGGCGCGGAGTTTTTGAAAAATATTGGTTTTACGGGAATACCTTTAGCCTTAGGGCTTATAATATTATCGACAATTATCAATCTTTTTATAGGCAGCGGCTCTGCAAAATGGAGTATATTGGCCCCCATTTTTGTGCCTATGATGATGTTGCTGGGATATTCTCCTGCTTTTACTCAGGTAATTTATAGAATCGGTGATTCTTCCACTAACCCGATTACTCCGCTGTTCCCATATTTCCCTATACTTTTAGGTTTTGCTCAGCAATATGATGAAAATATTGGTGTCGGCACTCTGATTTCATTAATGATACCCTATTCATTGATATTTATGATAGTATGGATTCTTCAGCTTTTTGTATGGATGGCTTTAAAACTTCCTCTTGGTCCTGGGGCAGGAATTTTTATGTAA
- a CDS encoding M20 metallopeptidase family protein — protein MYINELINKNIEEIIKIRREIHQYPELGYEEYRTSAMVAEKLSAMGLTVKTGVAGTGVVADLCGSKEGKSVLLRADMDALPVKEETGLPFASKVDGKMHACGHDIHTAILLGTARVLSDLKNRFNGFIRFVFQPAEECSPVGGAKKMIDEGILENPKMDYAFALHVWPLLPVGKIGLKSGPISAQSDRIFINILGKSGHAATPHLTYDSITAAGHVIISLQTMISRRINPLDNVVLSLGKIWGGDRYNVICDKVEIEGTVRILSDNKGLNIEDLIRDTVSHAAKICGAQGYVDYIKGYPMTINDEKLTAWAENTLRNLCGRDSVVKINPDLGGEDFSFISQKIPSLYLKLGTSSDKTGVYPLHNSKVVFDEECIPFGISVLSNLVLELLKEGSNH, from the coding sequence TTGTATATAAATGAACTAATTAATAAAAATATAGAAGAAATAATCAAAATACGAAGGGAAATACATCAGTATCCCGAATTAGGTTATGAAGAATACAGGACTTCTGCTATGGTAGCGGAAAAATTGAGTGCTATGGGACTAACGGTTAAAACAGGAGTCGCCGGGACCGGAGTAGTAGCGGATTTATGCGGCTCGAAGGAAGGTAAGTCAGTATTATTGAGGGCGGACATGGATGCCCTTCCTGTAAAAGAGGAGACGGGCTTACCCTTTGCATCAAAGGTTGACGGAAAAATGCATGCTTGCGGTCATGATATTCATACTGCTATTTTATTGGGTACCGCCCGGGTTCTGTCAGATCTGAAAAACAGGTTTAACGGCTTCATTCGCTTTGTTTTTCAACCGGCGGAGGAATGTAGTCCTGTCGGTGGGGCAAAAAAAATGATAGACGAGGGTATCCTGGAAAATCCAAAGATGGATTATGCTTTTGCCTTGCATGTTTGGCCGCTCCTTCCGGTAGGGAAAATAGGATTAAAAAGTGGACCGATTTCGGCTCAGTCCGATAGGATTTTCATTAATATTTTAGGAAAATCCGGTCACGCCGCAACACCACATTTGACCTACGACTCAATAACTGCGGCAGGGCATGTGATTATTTCCCTGCAAACCATGATATCAAGGAGAATAAACCCTCTGGATAATGTTGTTTTATCCTTGGGCAAGATTTGGGGGGGAGATAGATATAATGTTATTTGCGATAAAGTTGAAATCGAGGGCACGGTGAGGATTCTTTCCGATAACAAAGGGCTTAACATTGAAGATTTAATTCGCGATACGGTATCCCATGCCGCAAAGATTTGCGGAGCACAGGGTTATGTAGATTATATAAAGGGTTACCCGATGACAATTAACGATGAAAAATTAACGGCCTGGGCGGAAAATACCCTGAGAAATTTATGCGGCCGGGATTCGGTGGTAAAAATTAATCCCGATCTGGGGGGAGAGGATTTTTCCTTTATCTCACAAAAAATACCATCTTTATATTTAAAATTGGGGACTTCTTCCGATAAAACCGGTGTATATCCGCTTCACAATAGTAAAGTAGTCTTTGATGAAGAATGCATTCCTTTTGGAATAAGCGTTTTATCCAATCTCGTTTTGGAGCTGCTAAAAGAAGGGAGTAACCATTAA